The DNA window AGAATATCACCCCTTACAAAGCATGAAGGAGAAAAACTTGATCCTCAATTTCATATTGATCATCTTCATGAAAGAAAAATTAATCTTAGACCAGAACAATATACCACTCAAGTAGCTTTAACGACAATTGCCTCACTACGAACTATTGAGAGTGTTGTGACCCTTGCAAATTATGTGATAACTGGCGATCGATCACATCAACCATTAGGAATAGATGTTGGTATCACTAGAATAACTCCACCGCTGTTTAGTCTTTATCCTACAGTAAATGGTAATTACCTTGAAACCAATACCCTGCTCAAAATTCAGGGAACTAACATCCAATTAACTATAGGAGACGATGTCGACTTTAGTGGGAAAAGTAAGGTAGATCAAACCAGGATAGGAATTGGTGTTTTTGATCTTACGACAGGACCTGTTTGGTGTAACCCTTTTGTAGCCATAAATATCGATGAAGAAAGAAACGTAAACGGTGTCGCTGTGCTTACAGATGTTGGATTAGAAATCGCACCAACATTACAACCATTTTTTCGTTTTAAATACACCAACAATGATGTAGTAGAAAATACCATAAAAGATGAAAAAGCCAGGTCTAGCATTGATTTCTTTCTAAGCGGAGATTATTAATATTGCTCCACAACCATTTTAAAGGGTACAATTGACCCAAAATCAATGGAATTTATCGATAAAGGCTACAAGTATTTTTTTCGTATCCTCAAATATATCGCGGGACCTTTAGTTCTTTTCCTTTTGTTTTACAAAATGGGTTTAGACCATTTAAGCAACATCCTTACCACAACAGACCCTCTGTTCTTTATTCTAGCGTATATCACATTCATTCTTTCTATTGCCATCGCAGCCGTAAATGTCTATCTCGTCCTCATTCCGCTTAAAAAACTTGAAAAAAAACCATTCCTCAAATACTTTTTACTCAGTCGCATCACCTCTTTAATTCTTCCTGGACGACTAGGTGAATTTTCCATCACCTATTTTTTGGAAAAAGAAGATATCAATCTTGGTCGAGGCATGGCAGCAGTCCTTACAGATAAACTTACCACCATTGCCTGTTCATTAGTCATCGGACTCATTGCATTCTACACCATTCTTGGAGGAGAAAATATCCTCACCATCTTTGCGTATGTTCTTGCCGCAGCAGCAGTGTTGTGCTTTTTACTTATACCTGCAGTTCGACGATTCATCAAAAAATGGATTCTGCGCAAATATGCATACCATTTTGATGGATTCAGTGCAACACTCTTTTCCTATCTCAAAGAACATCGAAGAATCACATTTATCAACATAGGAATCACGCTTATCCGTATATTCGTAATCGCGTTAAGCGCTAAATTCATGTTTCTTGCTCTGCGAACAGATGTCCCATTCATCACCCTTGTATTAGTGGGAGGAATCGAGACGTTAAGTACGTTTGTTCCTCTCACCGTCAATGGATTAGGAATTAAACAAGCAGTAGGAATTTATGTCTTTACCGCAGCAGGCATAAGCCCATATATTACCGCAGCTCGTTATTTCATTGGTCTTTTTATCCAATACTCGTTTGGTTTCATCACCGCACTGCTCATTAAACCACCTGAACATCAACAACCAAAAATTCCATTAAGTGAAACACCATGAAACTACTTATTGATATACTTCATCCTGCACACGTAAATTTTTTCCACCACTTCATCAAAGAGATGGAAAAACGTGGACATACTATCGTTGTCACCGCACGAGAAAAAGACGTAGCCACAAATCTTCTTGATTCCTATCACATTAAGTATACATCCCTTAGCACCCTCAAAAAAGGTTTTCTTAATCTTGGTCTTGAACTTCTCCACCGCACCAAAAAATTAAACCAAATTGTTAAACAAGAGAAACCAGATTTGCTTCTAGGCGTCATGGGTCCATCTATCTCCATAGTAGGATCACTCAACAAAATTCCCGTCCTTGTTTTCTATAACAACGAAACCGCTGGACTCACCAACAGCTTTGTGTACCGTCTCTGCGATGAATACATCACTTCCACTTCTTACGAACAAAAAGTCCCAAAACATCACATCACTTATCATGGATACCATGAATTAGCCTATCTTCATCCAAATTATTTTACTCCAAATCCTAACCATATCAAATCTCTTGGTCTTGATCCAAAAGAGAAATATTTCCTTCTCCGCTTTGTTTCCTGGCAATCCAGTCACGACGTAGGTGCTAAAGGCTTTGCCGATAAAACTGCATTTGTAGAAAAACTTTCAAAATACGGCAAAGTAGTGATCAGTGCTGAAAAGAGCCTCAAGCTACCCGCTGAACTTGAAAAATACGTCCTTCCCATACCACCACATCATCTTAGCGACGTCGTCGCCTTTGCACATCTCTACATTGGAGAAAGTGCCAGTGTCGCATCTGATGCTGCCTGTTTAGGAGTTCCTTCAATTTATCTTGCCAACACCAAACGCGGTTATACCAACGAACAAGAGAAACTTTTCGGCTTAGTCTACAACTATACCAACCAGCAAGAAGCATTAGCAAAAGCATTAGAATTTGCCAGACACAGTAGCGAGTCTATTCGTAAAGAATTCGACCCTAAGCGACAGAAGATGCTAGATTATTGTGTAGATGTGACCAAATGGATGGTTGAGCATGTAGAAGAGTTCGGAAAAAACAAGTTAAATTTGTTAAAATAAATAATTAATTTCTTAAAAATTCTTAATGGTATGTTTTGCATCGTACACCATCAATGTCCCTGTAACATACGGTAAGAAATCAGGCATCGGTCGTACTACTTCAAACCCTAGACGAACATAAAAATCAACTAAACCATTTTTGGCCACTAATTGAACTCCCTCTAACCCCTCCCTTTGAGCATCTCGCTGAATAGTTCTCACTAACGCCGACCCTATCCCCCGTCGACGATACGCAGGATCTACCCCAACAAAAATAACATAAGACGTTTTGCTAGTAGGATTATGATTAGCCGGAAAATTTTCAATCTCGTCAAATCGTTCAAAATCAGTTCTATCCCAACGGCAAGATTCAATATACCCCACTGTTCTTCCCTCTTCTCTTGCAACATAAAAACCGGACGGGTGCATTCGAAAACGTGAGCATAATGTAACTAAAGAAGCAGCATGTTCCCCTTCGATAACCCGTTCTAAGTTCGCAACCTGTCCAAGTTCATAAAAAAAGACATTACGTATAATCATAGTATAAAAGTCATAAATTATTTTGCTAATCCTCTTAATATATTATGTCTATTTGTCTCAATGAAACGTCTTTGGCACCTTCGACCAATCCAATTCCCTTGCCTTCTTCGACACAAAAAACATGTTATTCGATAACATTGGTACCCTTCCCAAATACTTCTCAGATTCAACATCAAATCCATACTTCTCTAAAATTGCTCGTAAACTTTTATCAGTATAATAGCGAACGTGAGGATGTTCAGGATGGAAATGGCGTTTTGCATCCACTAACGCCACAGCAATCAGCTTCAACTTTCCATGGTAAGGGGTTGAACATACCAAATAACCACCCTTCTTTAACACCCTATTAAACTGTGAAAAAAGATTAATCGTATTGTAAATATGTTCGATAATATCGCCCGCCCAAATGACATCAAAAAAACCATCTTCAAAAGGTAGTACGCCTTCGTTTAGATCAGCAACTTTGAATGTAGAGTAAGGATAATTTTTCTTGGCTTGTGCAATACTTTCTGCAACAATATCAACACCATACGCATCAAACCCAAGAGAATGAAATTCATTAACCACATCACCAACATAACAGCCGATATCTAAAACGCGCGCACCTTTTGGCTGCGTTTTCAAAAATTCCAAGAATAGTTTTTTACGCTTCTTTGTAATATGATAATCTTTAGTATATTCAGTAAGACCAGTCCATTTTTCCCATGTTGTAACGAGTTCTTGTTTTGCCACGAATATCACTCACCATAGTTTTATTTAAACTTCACTACTTTATACTTCTTTCAACTCTTGATACCACTTTGGCATCATCTTAAACACTTCTATTTGCCGTCGAATTCCCTCGCGGGGATTAAAACGTGGTGCATATCCTAACAACCGTTGAGCTTTGGTAATGTTAGCATTAGCAATCACATCTGTTTCATCTTTATCCACACTACGCACGGCAATTGTCTTTCCGCAGATCTCTTGCACGATAGAAATCCAATCACGCAGTGGATGAGGATGCGCTGTACCAATATTAAACACATCAAATGGACCATGATACTCTATCGCACGTAAAAATCCATCTACTTCATCATCAATGTAGGTTGAATCTTTAGCTGTATCTAATCCATTGCGACCATACACTTGAAACTCTTTATTATTAAAAGCATAATTAATTAGACGCTGTTGCACCATGCCATGTGGACGCTGTAACGGACCATAGATTGGTCCAAAAATGCGAATGATCACCGTCTGAATACCAAAAGTTAAAGCATAACTTCGACACAACATTTCTCCGGCAACTTTTGTTGCTCCATACACTGAAACAGGAGTTAACGCATCTTTTTCATCTACCTGCTCTCGTTCTCGATTTCCATAGACTGAAGATGACGATCCAAAAACAAATTTAGCAACGCGATGTCGCCTAACTGCCTCAAGTAAAAGTGAAGTCCCATCAATATTTACTGCCGTATACAACGCCGGCATCTTAGAGGAATAGGGAACTCCTGCCATTGCTGCAAGATGAATCACAACATCGAATTGCTGCAAAGAAAAAACAGTTTCAATAAATGCTGGATTAGTAATATCTCCTTCGTAAAATGTAAACGAACCACGTTTAAGTAAATCTACCACATCATAACTCTCTAACAAAAATGAAACTTCGTTTAACTCTTTACTTTCTCCCGTAATAGGAAAACGCGGTTCATGTTTAGCGCACAAATCGGTCAGATTAACATTCCACTCTTTACAACGTCGGTCGTAGTAGAAATTAAAATTATCAATGCCAATTACATTATGACCTCGACGAATCAATGCGCGAGCCAAGTGACTGCCAATAAATCCTGCTGCACCAGTAATAAGAATATTCATAAAGTAAATCCTCTAAAGAATCTAATTAAATTCATTATTATATTCATTTTCTTCCGATACCATAATACTCAAAACCATCCTCACGCACTAATTCTGGCTCATAAATATTACGTCCATCAAAGAGCACTTGGTGTTTCATCTTTTTGCCAATTTCATCAAAACGCATCGTCCAGAATTCATCCCATTCGGTAACAAGCAGAATACCACTACTTCCGATGACACAATCTTCAGCAGAGTGAGCATAAACTATCTTATCACCCATAATCATCTTTGTTTCATGCATTGCTATAGGATCATAAACTACAACCCGAGCACCCAATGATAATAGATCATCAATGATGACTAACGATGGTGCATCACGCATATCGCTGGTTTTAGGTTTAAACGACAATCCCCAAACACTAAAAGTGTGCCCTTCAAGTGATTTACCAAACCGTTCTACAACTTTCGCAATAAGAACATGTTTTTGGTTCTCGTTAAGAGTATGAACAGCATCAAGCAAAACTGGATCGAGATTTTTTTGTCGTGCAGTATACGCTAATGCTTTTACATCCTTTGGAAAACAACTTCCACCATACCCTACACCAGGATTAAGAAACTTAGGACTAATTC is part of the Candidatus Woesearchaeota archaeon genome and encodes:
- a CDS encoding flippase-like domain-containing protein, translating into MEFIDKGYKYFFRILKYIAGPLVLFLLFYKMGLDHLSNILTTTDPLFFILAYITFILSIAIAAVNVYLVLIPLKKLEKKPFLKYFLLSRITSLILPGRLGEFSITYFLEKEDINLGRGMAAVLTDKLTTIACSLVIGLIAFYTILGGENILTIFAYVLAAAAVLCFLLIPAVRRFIKKWILRKYAYHFDGFSATLFSYLKEHRRITFINIGITLIRIFVIALSAKFMFLALRTDVPFITLVLVGGIETLSTFVPLTVNGLGIKQAVGIYVFTAAGISPYITAARYFIGLFIQYSFGFITALLIKPPEHQQPKIPLSETP
- a CDS encoding DUF354 domain-containing protein, with translation MKLLIDILHPAHVNFFHHFIKEMEKRGHTIVVTAREKDVATNLLDSYHIKYTSLSTLKKGFLNLGLELLHRTKKLNQIVKQEKPDLLLGVMGPSISIVGSLNKIPVLVFYNNETAGLTNSFVYRLCDEYITSTSYEQKVPKHHITYHGYHELAYLHPNYFTPNPNHIKSLGLDPKEKYFLLRFVSWQSSHDVGAKGFADKTAFVEKLSKYGKVVISAEKSLKLPAELEKYVLPIPPHHLSDVVAFAHLYIGESASVASDAACLGVPSIYLANTKRGYTNEQEKLFGLVYNYTNQQEALAKALEFARHSSESIRKEFDPKRQKMLDYCVDVTKWMVEHVEEFGKNKLNLLK
- a CDS encoding GNAT family N-acetyltransferase, which translates into the protein MIIRNVFFYELGQVANLERVIEGEHAASLVTLCSRFRMHPSGFYVAREEGRTVGYIESCRWDRTDFERFDEIENFPANHNPTSKTSYVIFVGVDPAYRRRGIGSALVRTIQRDAQREGLEGVQLVAKNGLVDFYVRLGFEVVRPMPDFLPYVTGTLMVYDAKHTIKNF
- a CDS encoding class I SAM-dependent methyltransferase; the protein is MAKQELVTTWEKWTGLTEYTKDYHITKKRKKLFLEFLKTQPKGARVLDIGCYVGDVVNEFHSLGFDAYGVDIVAESIAQAKKNYPYSTFKVADLNEGVLPFEDGFFDVIWAGDIIEHIYNTINLFSQFNRVLKKGGYLVCSTPYHGKLKLIAVALVDAKRHFHPEHPHVRYYTDKSLRAILEKYGFDVESEKYLGRVPMLSNNMFFVSKKARELDWSKVPKTFH
- a CDS encoding GDP-mannose 4,6-dehydratase, which translates into the protein MNILITGAAGFIGSHLARALIRRGHNVIGIDNFNFYYDRRCKEWNVNLTDLCAKHEPRFPITGESKELNEVSFLLESYDVVDLLKRGSFTFYEGDITNPAFIETVFSLQQFDVVIHLAAMAGVPYSSKMPALYTAVNIDGTSLLLEAVRRHRVAKFVFGSSSSVYGNREREQVDEKDALTPVSVYGATKVAGEMLCRSYALTFGIQTVIIRIFGPIYGPLQRPHGMVQQRLINYAFNNKEFQVYGRNGLDTAKDSTYIDDEVDGFLRAIEYHGPFDVFNIGTAHPHPLRDWISIVQEICGKTIAVRSVDKDETDVIANANITKAQRLLGYAPRFNPREGIRRQIEVFKMMPKWYQELKEV